The genomic region GGTATCTTTTGACCAGATTTGACGGGTTTGAAACAGCAGACGGACCGAACCTGAACCAGGGCGGTCCGTTTTTTCAGGAAGGGCAAGGATCCATGGCTGAGATGTGGGATGCAGTCGTTGCCGGACATATCTGTGTTGACGTGATCCCTGATCTGGCCAACATTCCGCCCGACGAGTTTCAAAGCATGTTTCAACCCGGGCGCCTGTTGGAAGCAGGCCCGGTGGCATTTTCCACAGGCGGCGCTGTATCGAACACCGGGCTCGTTCTTCACAAGCTGGGCATTCAAACCCAGTTGATGGGGAAAATCGGGGACGATCTCTTCGGCGAGGCAATCAGAAAGATTATCAGCGGCTTTGATGCCAGTCTTGTGGATGGCATGGTTGTCGACTCCGCCGCGCAGACTTCCTATAGCGTGGTGATCAACCCGCCGCAGGTAGACCGAATCTTTCTGCATTATCCAGGGGCCAATGACAGCTTTTTCGCCGACGATGTTCGCTATGATCTGGTGGCGCAGAGCCGGCTTTTCCATTTTGGATACCCGCCGATCATGAAATCGATGTATCAAAATGGGGGATCGGAGCTGATAGATATCTACCAGCGATCCAAGGCTGCCGGCGTTACGACCTCGCTGGATCTATCCCTGCCTGATCCAACATCCCCCAGTGGACGGGCACCCTGGCAGCGCATTCTTGAGGACACCTTGCCGTCAGTGGACATATTCCTGCCCAGCGCTGAGGAGATCTTGTTCATGCTGCGGCGAGGCACCTTTGACGATCTGCAGCAGAACGCGGGGGGAATCGATATCCTGCCTCTGGTTACGCCCCAGTTGCTAAACGATTTGAGTAGCCAGCTTCTGGAAATGGGCACCAAAATCGTTGGCATCAAACTGGGAGACCGGGGAATCTATCT from Chloroflexota bacterium harbors:
- a CDS encoding carbohydrate kinase family protein, whose product is MAEMWDAVVAGHICVDVIPDLANIPPDEFQSMFQPGRLLEAGPVAFSTGGAVSNTGLVLHKLGIQTQLMGKIGDDLFGEAIRKIISGFDASLVDGMVVDSAAQTSYSVVINPPQVDRIFLHYPGANDSFFADDVRYDLVAQSRLFHFGYPPIMKSMYQNGGSELIDIYQRSKAAGVTTSLDLSLPDPTSPSGRAPWQRILEDTLPSVDIFLPSAEEILFMLRRGTFDDLQQNAGGIDILPLVTPQLLNDLSSQLLEMGTKIVGIKLGDRGIYLRTGGEAELAAIGRAKPSNPGAWANRELWAPAFQVGEVGTTGAGDSTIAGFLSALLRDLSPEKALVMATAVGACNVEAADSLSGIRSWQATLDRVAAGWAKRHLAIDAAGWHFDEANALWAKESSTGQRRT